The Bacteroidota bacterium genome includes a window with the following:
- the trxA gene encoding thioredoxin codes for MTDKNFDETVKSGVTLVDFWAEWCRPCRMQAPIVEQIASEMKEQVKVGKLDIDHNRAVPQRYQVMNIPTMLLFKDGEVVERIVGLTDKNTLVNYINKHI; via the coding sequence ATGACTGATAAAAACTTTGATGAAACAGTTAAAAGTGGTGTAACATTGGTTGATTTCTGGGCCGAATGGTGTCGCCCTTGTCGCATGCAAGCTCCTATTGTTGAACAAATAGCCAGCGAAATGAAAGAACAAGTGAAAGTTGGTAAATTAGACATCGACCATAACAGAGCTGTACCACAACGCTATCAGGTTATGAACATTCCGACTATGCTTTTATTTAAGGATGGTGAAGTTGTTGAAAGAATTGTTGGTCTTACAGATAAGAACACATTAGTCAATTATATCAACAAACACATTTAA
- a CDS encoding histidine kinase, with protein MRIKFKRHFILLTSLCLFFHISGTLQTSAQKADYTPIVWLSSENYKLQPGLSQNNVNCILQDHMGNLWFGTWDGLNKYDGYKFTIYKPNLKNSEKGISHQTINTLFEDERNQLWIGTDGGLNILDKGPQKFTHYSSTHPEFTLSNDTIRTIVEDKIHNIWIGTNYGLNVYYEDEKKIASYYNDPSNPNSIAGNYINQVFIDQHNLVWVATNNGISILDQKNGKFTALYDAKNINPLKGIPVNCIIQDKKGNYWFGTEIGLYKFATKEKNFTHYTSNTIDLNALSGNSISYLLEDRNGNIWVGTQGNGLNIFDPIKNKFVSRNDQKLKEFSKEFINSIYEDRSGIIWVGTSWRGLAKVNPHANQFEHITYSPSNPNGLNEGTVWTMFEDEEEDVLWIGTSNGINLLDLKTNTFSYIQNNPADPNSLSDNLIRDIVKDSNGNFWISTLSGGLNYYNVKANSFSCFMHDPKDETSISSNHVWKVFIDREGTIWVGTNYGLNKLDPISGKFKRYFHDPLDSKSLSNNTIFSIYEDSYGMIWFCTYDGLNIYNPKQDNFTAIKYNASKTGLSTKSVFSIHEDKDGIIWIATMGGGLNKYDRKNGSFKYFTEDEGLPNNIVYRMFEDQFNNLWLSTNRGISRFHKITETFVNFDIDDGIQSYEFNHNAAFMNSKGVMYFGGMNGINRFKPDNIKKNNNIPPVIISSFSIFHEKQAVELNDGDTIVLTYHQNFFSFEFSALEFSNPQKNKYSYRLKNYNKAWIKTDADRRIAEYTKVVPGTYVFQVKGSNSDGVWNENPISVTVIVEPLWWQKWTIRIPILLILGFIIYKMISMRLRRIQEKHKTENEMLQYQKKFSDIQQKALRLQMNPHFIFNSLNSIQQFILQQDSETAHIYLTNFSSLMRKILENSKHDSIKLSEEIESIRLYLELEELRFTEHFSYHINVDKNILPTKIQIPPMLMQPYLENAIWHGLMPKKTGGTLNIDLSLFDKKTMLVSIKDDGIGREKALVISSKRRFHKSTGMKNIEERLELLNSLNKTNMKVEVLDLYHKNGEAAGTEVKLFIHFDTINS; from the coding sequence ATGAGGATAAAATTCAAACGTCATTTCATTTTATTGACTTCCTTGTGCTTATTTTTTCATATTTCTGGTACACTTCAAACCTCTGCTCAAAAAGCAGATTATACCCCTATTGTTTGGTTAAGCTCGGAAAACTACAAGCTTCAACCTGGATTATCTCAAAATAATGTCAATTGTATTTTGCAAGATCATATGGGTAATTTATGGTTTGGTACATGGGATGGCCTAAATAAATACGATGGCTATAAATTTACTATTTACAAACCCAACCTAAAAAATAGTGAAAAAGGAATAAGCCATCAAACTATCAATACACTTTTTGAAGATGAACGAAATCAGCTGTGGATAGGTACAGATGGTGGCCTAAATATACTTGACAAAGGACCTCAAAAGTTCACGCATTATTCTTCAACTCATCCTGAATTTACATTATCAAACGATACTATTCGTACTATAGTTGAAGACAAAATTCATAATATTTGGATAGGGACAAATTATGGACTCAATGTATATTATGAAGATGAAAAAAAAATAGCCAGTTATTATAACGACCCTAGCAATCCAAACTCTATTGCAGGCAATTATATCAATCAGGTATTCATTGATCAACACAATTTAGTTTGGGTAGCTACCAATAATGGAATTTCAATTTTAGATCAAAAAAATGGCAAGTTTACAGCATTATATGACGCTAAAAACATTAATCCATTAAAAGGGATTCCTGTAAATTGTATAATACAGGACAAAAAAGGAAATTACTGGTTTGGTACTGAGATTGGGCTTTATAAATTCGCCACCAAAGAGAAGAACTTCACTCATTACACATCTAATACTATCGATTTAAATGCGCTATCAGGGAATTCAATTTCCTATTTGTTAGAGGATAGAAATGGAAATATATGGGTTGGTACCCAAGGTAATGGTCTGAATATTTTTGATCCCATAAAAAACAAATTTGTTAGCCGAAATGATCAAAAATTAAAAGAATTCAGCAAAGAATTCATCAATTCTATTTATGAGGATCGATCCGGCATTATTTGGGTTGGAACATCATGGAGAGGTCTGGCAAAAGTGAATCCACATGCAAATCAGTTTGAACACATTACCTATTCTCCCAGTAATCCTAACGGACTTAATGAGGGAACTGTTTGGACAATGTTTGAAGATGAAGAAGAGGATGTTTTGTGGATTGGGACAAGTAATGGCATCAACTTATTAGATCTTAAAACAAATACTTTCAGCTACATTCAAAATAATCCTGCAGATCCGAATTCATTATCTGATAATTTGATCCGCGACATTGTTAAGGACTCAAATGGTAATTTTTGGATTTCAACTCTTTCAGGTGGTTTAAATTACTATAATGTAAAAGCCAATTCTTTTAGCTGCTTTATGCACGATCCTAAAGATGAAACAAGCATTAGTTCAAATCATGTTTGGAAGGTTTTCATCGATCGGGAGGGAACAATTTGGGTAGGAACAAATTATGGATTAAATAAACTTGACCCAATCAGTGGGAAGTTTAAGCGGTATTTCCATGATCCGCTAGATTCAAAAAGTTTGAGTAACAATACTATTTTCTCAATATATGAAGATAGTTATGGGATGATTTGGTTCTGCACCTATGACGGATTGAATATTTACAACCCTAAGCAGGATAATTTTACAGCTATTAAATATAATGCTTCAAAAACAGGACTAAGTACGAAGAGTGTTTTCTCCATCCATGAAGACAAAGATGGTATTATTTGGATAGCTACCATGGGAGGTGGATTAAATAAATACGATCGAAAAAACGGATCGTTTAAATATTTCACAGAAGATGAAGGCTTACCAAACAATATTGTTTATCGAATGTTTGAAGACCAATTTAACAATTTGTGGTTAAGTACGAACCGTGGAATTAGTCGTTTTCATAAAATAACCGAAACATTCGTGAACTTCGATATTGATGACGGTATTCAGAGTTATGAATTCAATCATAATGCAGCTTTTATGAACTCAAAAGGAGTGATGTATTTTGGAGGCATGAATGGAATTAATCGGTTTAAACCTGATAATATTAAGAAAAATAATAATATCCCACCTGTCATCATTTCATCATTCAGTATTTTTCACGAAAAGCAAGCAGTTGAACTAAATGATGGTGATACCATCGTTCTCACCTATCATCAAAACTTTTTTTCCTTTGAGTTTTCTGCACTTGAGTTTAGCAATCCACAAAAGAACAAATATTCATATCGTTTAAAGAATTACAATAAAGCCTGGATTAAAACCGATGCAGACCGTAGAATTGCCGAGTATACAAAAGTGGTACCCGGCACCTATGTATTTCAGGTTAAGGGCTCAAATAGCGATGGTGTTTGGAACGAAAATCCAATAAGTGTAACCGTCATTGTAGAACCACTGTGGTGGCAAAAATGGACTATTCGGATTCCTATCCTCTTAATTTTAGGATTTATAATTTACAAAATGATTTCGATGCGATTAAGGCGAATTCAGGAAAAACACAAAACCGAGAATGAGATGTTGCAGTATCAGAAAAAATTCTCTGACATACAGCAAAAAGCATTACGCCTGCAAATGAATCCTCATTTTATATTCAACTCGCTTAATTCAATCCAACAATTCATTCTACAACAAGACAGCGAAACTGCACATATTTATTTAACTAATTTTTCTTCCTTGATGCGGAAAATTTTAGAAAATTCAAAGCACGATAGCATTAAACTGAGTGAAGAAATTGAAAGTATCCGATTGTATCTTGAGTTGGAAGAATTAAGATTTACTGAGCATTTTTCCTATCACATTAATGTAGATAAAAACATCCTCCCAACAAAAATTCAGATTCCCCCCATGCTTATGCAGCCCTACTTAGAAAATGCAATATGGCATGGTTTAATGCCTAAAAAAACCGGTGGAACATTGAACATTGATTTATCTTTATTCGACAAAAAAACCATGCTTGTGAGCATTAAAGATGATGGGATTGGACGCGAAAAAGCTTTAGTAATAAGCAGTAAACGAAGATTTCATAAATCAACCGGCATGAAAAATATAGAGGAGCGCCTGGAACTATTGAACAGCTTAAATAAAACAAATATGAAAGTCGAGGTGCTTGATTTATATCATAAAAATGGAGAAGCAGCAGGAACCGAAGTTAAACTATTTATTCACTTTGATACGATTAATTCGTAG